In Halomarina salina, one DNA window encodes the following:
- a CDS encoding NUDIX hydrolase — protein MSTEDAPDAVQREESGARDDETHKNAEQDVIAVDADDNEVGLENRLEAHTGDGIRHRAFTVLVFDEDDRILLAQRAANKRLWDTFWDGTVASHPDQNQSQEAATRERLADELGVTPDQYDNLRVTDKFEYKRYYLDAGVEWEVCSVLKCTLSNDEIDRDPDEVEGLLWVDYEDLHENPRFYRQLRLCPWFEIAMRRDFEQR, from the coding sequence ATGAGTACAGAGGACGCTCCCGACGCCGTACAGCGCGAGGAGTCCGGCGCACGCGACGACGAGACCCACAAGAACGCCGAGCAGGACGTCATCGCCGTCGACGCGGACGACAACGAGGTCGGTCTGGAGAACCGCCTCGAAGCGCACACCGGTGACGGCATCCGGCATCGAGCGTTCACGGTCCTCGTGTTCGACGAGGACGACCGCATCCTGCTCGCCCAGCGCGCGGCGAACAAGCGCCTCTGGGACACGTTCTGGGACGGCACCGTCGCCTCCCACCCCGACCAGAACCAGAGCCAGGAGGCGGCGACCCGCGAGCGACTGGCCGACGAACTCGGCGTGACGCCCGACCAGTACGACAACCTCCGCGTGACGGACAAGTTCGAGTACAAGCGCTACTACCTCGACGCGGGCGTCGAGTGGGAGGTCTGCTCCGTCCTCAAGTGCACGCTCTCGAACGACGAGATCGACCGCGACCCCGACGAGGTCGAGGGCCTGCTGTGGGTCGACTACGAGGACCTCCACGAGAACCCCCGCTTCTACCGCCAGCTACGCCTCTGTCCGTGGTTCGAGATCGCGATGCGCCGCGACTTCGAACAGCGATAG
- a CDS encoding DUF6069 family protein produces the protein MSTRTPTSPDASTRTHLGSGALARRGIAAAVLGLLLTAVTRLVAVALDSSLADVQQFAWGPVVGVTLVAALGATLVYAVFDRFTDRPDRWFLVAAAAVFLVMLAPLTLGAESLDLTTNAQVGLVGLHLAAAVGIAAGILGSDRVARDRTVSR, from the coding sequence ATGTCCACCAGAACACCGACCAGTCCCGACGCCAGCACGCGAACACACCTCGGCTCGGGAGCACTCGCGCGTCGCGGCATCGCCGCCGCGGTTCTCGGCCTCCTGTTGACGGCGGTGACGCGACTCGTCGCCGTCGCGCTCGATTCGTCGCTCGCCGACGTCCAGCAGTTCGCGTGGGGTCCCGTCGTCGGCGTCACGCTCGTCGCCGCCCTCGGCGCGACGCTCGTCTACGCCGTATTCGACCGGTTCACCGACCGCCCGGACCGGTGGTTCCTCGTCGCAGCCGCCGCGGTGTTCCTCGTCATGCTCGCGCCCCTCACGCTCGGTGCCGAGTCGCTCGACCTCACGACGAACGCGCAGGTCGGCCTCGTCGGCCTCCATCTCGCCGCAGCAGTCGGCATCGCCGCTGGTATCCTCGGGAGCGACCGGGTCGCGCGAGACCGTACGGTGAGTCGCTGA
- a CDS encoding Lrp/AsnC family transcriptional regulator produces the protein MDALDRDILDVLRRDARTPYTEIADEVGTSEGTVRNRVDKLVDDGVIERFTVATHTGNVKAMIEIGVDVAVDTAGISERMATWESVDFVWQVSGEEDLVLIVDAADTRGVNDLITRAREQEEVISTKTRLILDEQLG, from the coding sequence ATGGACGCACTCGACCGCGACATCCTCGACGTGCTTCGCCGAGACGCCCGTACGCCGTACACCGAGATCGCCGACGAGGTGGGGACGAGCGAGGGCACCGTGCGCAATCGCGTGGACAAACTCGTCGACGACGGCGTCATCGAGCGGTTCACCGTCGCCACCCACACGGGGAACGTCAAGGCGATGATAGAGATCGGCGTCGACGTGGCCGTCGACACCGCGGGCATCTCCGAGCGCATGGCGACGTGGGAGAGCGTCGACTTCGTCTGGCAGGTGAGCGGCGAGGAGGACCTCGTGCTCATCGTGGACGCGGCGGACACGCGAGGGGTCAACGACCTCATCACGCGCGCCCGCGAGCAGGAGGAGGTCATCTCGACGAAGACGCGACTCATTCTGGACGAGCAGTTGGGCTGA
- a CDS encoding diacylglycerol/lipid kinase family protein, which produces MVPPEDQNAATDMQVESPSDRDADRVVVLNPISGDGEHGPRVRELADQYGYAVRETENEGDGIDIAREAADHADRVVACGGDGTYNHVVRGLWQADALPEVEFGVVPGGTGNNFANNVGIEGIEDAFEVLAEGPVRSIDLGTVTVDDGEPIPFLNSCICGLTADASAETTPEQKKQYGVLAYAANSLRQLAAYDGLDISIEPVEGGDGWSGSAALVLFGNARGFPGDEGAAADVEDGLLDVTVIEKRPAIDLVSGGALFELFGRDPASLSRLRTRHAEVTVESDEAATFSLDGEMVAARELTVETREQLLRLPVGQSYVARTDG; this is translated from the coding sequence ATGGTACCGCCCGAGGACCAGAACGCCGCGACCGACATGCAGGTCGAGAGCCCCTCCGACCGCGACGCCGACCGGGTCGTCGTCCTCAACCCCATCAGCGGCGACGGGGAGCACGGCCCACGCGTCAGGGAACTGGCCGACCAGTACGGCTACGCGGTCCGTGAGACCGAGAACGAGGGCGACGGTATCGACATCGCACGCGAGGCCGCCGACCACGCCGACCGGGTCGTCGCCTGCGGCGGCGACGGGACGTACAACCACGTCGTCCGCGGACTGTGGCAGGCCGATGCGCTGCCGGAGGTGGAGTTCGGCGTCGTCCCAGGCGGCACGGGCAACAACTTCGCCAACAACGTGGGCATCGAGGGCATCGAAGACGCGTTCGAGGTGCTGGCCGAGGGACCGGTCCGGTCAATCGACCTCGGGACCGTCACCGTCGACGACGGCGAGCCGATTCCGTTCCTCAACTCCTGTATCTGCGGGCTGACGGCCGACGCGAGCGCCGAGACGACGCCCGAGCAGAAGAAGCAGTACGGCGTCCTCGCCTACGCGGCCAACTCGCTCCGCCAACTCGCCGCATACGACGGTCTCGACATCTCCATCGAACCGGTCGAGGGCGGCGACGGGTGGTCGGGGAGCGCTGCCCTCGTCCTCTTCGGGAACGCGCGGGGGTTCCCGGGCGACGAGGGGGCGGCGGCGGACGTGGAGGACGGACTGCTCGACGTCACCGTCATCGAGAAACGGCCCGCCATCGACCTGGTCAGCGGTGGAGCGCTGTTCGAACTGTTCGGCCGGGACCCGGCGAGTCTCTCGCGGCTACGGACCCGCCACGCCGAGGTGACCGTCGAGTCCGACGAGGCGGCGACGTTCAGTCTGGACGGCGAGATGGTGGCGGCGCGAGAACTCACCGTCGAGACCCGCGAGCAGCTACTCCGCCTGCCCGTGGGGCAGAGCTACGTCGCCCGTACCGACGGCTGA
- a CDS encoding serine hydrolase domain-containing protein encodes MTTVAPGTDTVAIHGTVAPGFESVRAVFAENFDDRDELGAALAVYRHGEAVVDLWGGHRDTAREHPWEAETMVLVASGTKGMAGAAIAVALSRGLFALDDRIADHWPAFAKRGKADVTVRQLLNHQAGVATLDGRLSPEQIADTAFLSDLLADEDLDWGPGTRQGYHAFTLGWYASELLRRTDGRTLGRFFAEEVAEPLELAFYIGLPEEISDERVAELDAFGPLDMLRNLRTMSPRFVLSYFTPWSVTRRALNVLDTRRPADLNGRAFRAVEIPSANGIGTARSMARLYGELATGGEALGLAESVFAELTAPPVPPSGETRDIVIGIETAYAMGYSKPSPDFPFGTSDAAFGTPGAGGSFGFADPELGLGFAYTPNRMGLHLTDDPRQVALRNAVYECIEHQDGETVSAHT; translated from the coding sequence ATGACGACTGTGGCACCGGGTACCGATACCGTAGCGATTCACGGTACCGTCGCGCCCGGTTTCGAGTCGGTCCGTGCGGTGTTCGCCGAGAACTTCGACGACCGAGACGAACTCGGCGCGGCCCTCGCCGTCTACCGCCACGGCGAGGCCGTCGTGGACCTCTGGGGTGGCCACCGGGACACCGCCCGCGAACACCCCTGGGAGGCCGAGACGATGGTCCTCGTGGCCTCCGGGACGAAGGGGATGGCGGGGGCGGCCATCGCCGTCGCACTCTCCCGGGGGCTGTTCGCCCTCGATGACCGTATCGCGGACCACTGGCCGGCGTTCGCGAAGCGCGGGAAAGCCGACGTCACGGTCCGGCAGCTGCTGAACCACCAGGCGGGAGTCGCGACGCTCGACGGGCGTCTGTCGCCCGAACAGATCGCCGACACGGCGTTCCTCTCGGACCTGCTCGCGGACGAGGACCTCGACTGGGGGCCCGGCACCCGTCAGGGGTACCACGCGTTCACGCTGGGCTGGTACGCGAGCGAACTGCTCCGCCGGACCGACGGGCGGACGCTGGGCCGGTTCTTCGCCGAGGAGGTGGCGGAGCCGCTCGAACTCGCGTTCTACATCGGGCTGCCCGAAGAGATCTCGGACGAGCGCGTCGCCGAACTGGACGCGTTCGGGCCGCTGGACATGCTTCGGAACCTCCGGACGATGTCGCCCCGGTTCGTCCTGTCGTACTTCACCCCGTGGTCGGTGACGAGGCGGGCACTGAACGTCCTCGACACGCGGCGTCCGGCCGACCTGAACGGTCGTGCGTTCCGCGCCGTCGAGATTCCCTCGGCGAACGGTATCGGGACCGCCCGCTCGATGGCTCGGCTGTACGGCGAGCTGGCGACGGGCGGCGAGGCGCTGGGCCTCGCCGAGTCCGTGTTCGCCGAACTGACTGCGCCCCCGGTGCCACCGTCCGGTGAGACGAGGGACATCGTCATCGGCATCGAGACGGCGTACGCGATGGGGTACTCGAAACCGTCTCCCGACTTCCCGTTCGGAACGTCGGACGCCGCGTTCGGCACGCCCGGCGCGGGCGGGTCGTTCGGGTTCGCGGACCCCGAACTGGGGCTGGGGTTCGCCTACACCCCGAACCGGATGGGCCTGCACCTGACTGACGACCCCCGACAGGTGGCACTCAGGAACGCCGTCTACGAGTGCATCGAGCACCAGGACGGGGAGACAGTTTCGGCTCACACCTGA
- a CDS encoding HD domain-containing protein codes for MSESPTERHGDAVREAFPQLDRIADDDLRAGVVRAWATAMAENGVEELDSVPWFPPVQRDLGIDDEFLVGHVRDVTVGAIALAESLVERRDPDLSMDLVVAGALVHDVSKLSEYHGDDETAVGDLLGHPYYGVHVVAAAGLPVELQHVVLSHTSRTAVDPATLEAELVRRADEVAASAIRLRVLSDLRDA; via the coding sequence ATGAGCGAGTCACCGACCGAGCGTCACGGCGACGCCGTCCGCGAAGCGTTCCCCCAACTCGACCGCATCGCGGACGACGACCTCCGGGCTGGCGTCGTCCGGGCGTGGGCGACGGCGATGGCCGAGAACGGGGTCGAGGAACTCGACTCCGTCCCGTGGTTCCCGCCGGTCCAGCGGGACCTCGGCATCGACGACGAGTTCCTGGTCGGACACGTCCGGGACGTGACGGTGGGTGCCATCGCGCTGGCGGAGTCGCTCGTCGAGCGCCGTGACCCGGACCTCTCGATGGACCTCGTCGTAGCAGGGGCGCTCGTCCACGACGTCTCGAAGCTCTCGGAGTACCACGGCGACGACGAGACGGCGGTCGGTGACCTGCTGGGCCACCCCTACTACGGGGTCCACGTCGTCGCGGCGGCGGGCCTCCCGGTCGAACTCCAGCACGTCGTGCTCTCGCACACCTCGCGTACCGCCGTCGACCCCGCGACGCTCGAAGCCGAACTCGTCAGGCGGGCCGACGAGGTGGCCGCGAGCGCGATTCGACTGCGGGTGCTGTCGGACCTGCGAGACGCCTGA
- a CDS encoding carbon-nitrogen hydrolase family protein, translating into MHATGPETEPKESFTLAAAQVEPVYHDKEATLDRTCEWIARAGDAGADLVVFPETYFPGYPYWRGSVSIPRWTELMVDLQKNSLHVEDEAVEVLGDAIEDADCHVVLGANERSDRRGSETLYNSLFFFDRSGDLVRRHRKLMPTHGERTIWGRGDPSSLATHDTDIGTLGGLVCYENHMTLSKAALCAMGEEVHAATWPGFWTQNGHPGDKARAESSEAADTCDIYPAVREYAFETQSFVASCSMYLGDLEPEGFEEGELGYDLAAGGSMLVNPAGVVKAGPVLNEEALLTAEFDRDERRATKAYFDAMGHYARWDAVNLEVNDETFDPVHSHDHGRADATGRQSGDIGRGDGRLSAARAEEIATDHDVPVEAVEAVARSLEE; encoded by the coding sequence ATGCACGCGACCGGACCGGAGACCGAACCGAAGGAGTCGTTCACGCTCGCGGCGGCGCAGGTCGAACCCGTCTACCACGACAAGGAGGCGACGCTCGACCGGACCTGCGAGTGGATAGCGAGGGCGGGCGACGCGGGTGCGGACCTCGTGGTCTTCCCGGAGACGTACTTCCCGGGGTACCCCTACTGGCGCGGGTCGGTCTCGATTCCGCGCTGGACCGAGTTGATGGTCGACCTCCAGAAGAACAGTCTGCACGTCGAAGACGAGGCGGTCGAGGTACTCGGCGACGCCATCGAAGACGCGGACTGTCACGTCGTCCTCGGCGCGAACGAGCGGAGCGACCGCCGCGGGAGCGAGACGCTGTACAACTCGCTGTTCTTCTTCGACCGTTCGGGCGACCTGGTGCGTCGCCACCGGAAACTGATGCCGACGCACGGCGAGCGGACCATCTGGGGCCGTGGCGACCCGTCGAGCCTCGCCACCCACGACACCGATATCGGCACGCTCGGTGGTCTCGTCTGCTACGAGAACCACATGACGCTCTCGAAGGCGGCGCTCTGTGCGATGGGCGAGGAGGTCCACGCCGCGACCTGGCCCGGGTTCTGGACGCAGAACGGCCACCCCGGCGACAAGGCTCGCGCCGAGTCGAGCGAGGCCGCCGACACCTGCGACATCTACCCCGCGGTCCGCGAGTACGCCTTCGAGACGCAGTCGTTCGTCGCCTCCTGTTCGATGTACCTCGGCGACCTGGAACCGGAGGGGTTCGAGGAGGGAGAACTCGGCTACGACCTCGCGGCGGGCGGGAGCATGCTCGTCAACCCCGCGGGCGTCGTGAAGGCCGGTCCCGTCCTGAACGAGGAAGCTCTGCTGACGGCGGAGTTCGACCGCGACGAGCGCCGCGCGACGAAGGCGTACTTCGACGCGATGGGCCACTACGCGCGCTGGGACGCCGTCAATCTGGAGGTGAACGACGAGACGTTCGACCCGGTCCACAGCCACGACCACGGGCGGGCGGACGCGACCGGTCGGCAGTCCGGCGACATCGGCCGAGGGGACGGCCGGCTGTCGGCCGCCCGCGCCGAGGAGATAGCGACGGACCACGACGTCCCGGTCGAGGCGGTCGAGGCCGTCGCGCGGTCGCTGGAGGAGTAG
- a CDS encoding PHP-associated domain-containing protein: MFALDLHTHTRFFHGFHCRPTPYDPVGARLLGLVARRRGLDGLAFTNHDYYAPQSAGPVSHVPGIEVTTTRGHVLVVGPDPPTFTRPERLEPEAVVEMAHDRDCAAIIAHPYRNSTVREVDADFDAIEVNGKHPRTQSWVERLAGEYDLPLVGGSDAHYPFEVGRAFTRVDADELTPESVVDAIRGGDVEPVVGDFVTDRLVRKLYRQIHQQKEHLQRPAWLDTGGESDQPTPGVGSAPDED, translated from the coding sequence GTGTTCGCGCTCGACCTGCACACGCACACGCGATTCTTCCACGGCTTCCACTGCCGACCGACGCCGTACGACCCGGTCGGTGCGCGACTCCTCGGCCTCGTCGCCCGGCGTCGGGGCCTCGACGGTCTCGCGTTCACGAACCACGACTACTACGCGCCACAGAGCGCCGGACCGGTCTCACACGTGCCCGGTATCGAGGTGACGACGACCCGTGGCCACGTCCTCGTCGTCGGGCCGGACCCGCCGACGTTCACCAGACCCGAGCGGCTGGAACCCGAGGCGGTGGTCGAGATGGCCCACGACCGGGACTGTGCGGCCATCATCGCCCACCCGTACCGCAACTCGACGGTCCGGGAGGTCGACGCCGACTTCGACGCCATCGAGGTCAACGGGAAACACCCCCGGACGCAGAGCTGGGTCGAGCGACTGGCCGGGGAGTACGACCTCCCGTTGGTCGGCGGGAGCGACGCCCACTACCCGTTCGAGGTCGGTCGCGCGTTCACGCGCGTGGACGCGGACGAACTCACCCCCGAGAGCGTCGTCGACGCCATCCGAGGCGGCGACGTCGAACCCGTCGTCGGCGACTTCGTCACCGACCGTCTCGTCCGGAAGCTCTACCGACAGATACACCAGCAGAAAGAGCACCTCCAGCGACCCGCCTGGCTCGACACCGGCGGCGAGAGCGACCAGCCGACCCCCGGCGTCGGGAGCGCCCCCGACGAGGACTGA
- the carA gene encoding glutamine-hydrolyzing carbamoyl-phosphate synthase small subunit, translating into MDAYVAMEDGRVVSARGRAPGRTRGELVFTTAYTGYEESLTDPSYEEQVLTFSYPLIGNYGVRTERFESERVHPTAAVAREFTDDVADWLTEEGIPALDHLDTRDLVTTVRDEGAMKCGVAVGEDVTPEDAREELAKCEGMSDHVDIGDQVSVRQRVVYNAGGDGPTVALVDCGVKGSIVSSLVDRGATVYRLPHDADPEAVAEVDPDVLFVSNGPGDPENFEATQDIVREFAGEVPMAGICLGQQIVASALGGTTEKMTFGHRGVNQPVMDLESGQVVMTTQNHGYTVADPGPLDVTQVNVNDDTPEGLESDELDVLTRQYHPEANPGPEDTLGFFDDVLGLANTRTPMLAD; encoded by the coding sequence ATGGACGCCTACGTGGCAATGGAGGACGGACGTGTCGTCTCGGCGCGCGGACGTGCTCCCGGCCGGACACGTGGAGAACTGGTGTTCACGACCGCCTATACGGGCTACGAGGAGAGCCTCACCGACCCCTCCTACGAGGAACAGGTGCTCACCTTCTCGTACCCCCTCATCGGTAACTACGGCGTCCGAACCGAACGATTCGAGTCCGAGCGCGTCCACCCCACCGCCGCCGTCGCCCGCGAGTTCACCGACGACGTGGCCGACTGGCTGACCGAGGAGGGGATTCCGGCGCTCGACCACCTCGACACCCGCGACCTCGTCACCACCGTGCGCGACGAGGGCGCGATGAAGTGCGGCGTCGCCGTCGGCGAGGACGTCACGCCCGAGGACGCGCGCGAGGAACTCGCGAAGTGCGAGGGGATGAGCGACCACGTCGACATCGGCGACCAGGTGTCGGTGCGCCAGCGCGTCGTCTACAACGCCGGCGGCGACGGTCCCACCGTGGCCCTCGTCGACTGCGGCGTCAAGGGGAGCATCGTCTCCTCGCTCGTCGACCGCGGCGCGACCGTCTACCGCCTCCCGCACGACGCCGACCCGGAGGCCGTCGCCGAAGTGGACCCGGACGTGCTGTTCGTCTCGAACGGTCCCGGCGACCCGGAGAACTTCGAGGCGACCCAGGACATCGTCCGCGAGTTCGCGGGCGAGGTGCCGATGGCGGGCATCTGTCTCGGGCAGCAGATCGTCGCCAGCGCGCTCGGCGGCACGACCGAGAAGATGACGTTCGGCCACCGCGGCGTCAACCAGCCCGTCATGGACCTCGAATCGGGGCAGGTCGTCATGACGACCCAGAACCACGGCTACACGGTCGCCGACCCCGGTCCGCTCGACGTGACGCAGGTCAACGTCAACGACGACACGCCGGAGGGACTGGAGAGCGACGAACTCGACGTCCTCACGCGCCAGTACCACCCCGAGGCCAACCCCGGCCCCGAGGACACCCTCGGCTTCTTCGACGACGTGCTCGGCCTGGCGAACACCCGGACGCCGATGCTCGCGGACTGA
- a CDS encoding AI-2E family transporter: MRGISADLDQSRLAWWLLGAILVGLLYLAVQRFLGAFVFGLFLYYAVRPVSRRVRRLTDSSGLAATSTLLLVALPLVALIAYIVARLVLELDLASVQHLRSLAQPYLDVSSLLSDPRQLLSRLRDRNALQFGATAFSMLSAVLVQLFVALAFVFFVLRDDHRLAGWFRSAVGDERSVSYAYLSAVDRDLESVFLGNTMMMITVGILSVFTYNGFNLLAPAGLTIPFPTALGLLTGLASLVPLVVGKLVYVPVGAYLLWLAAQGEASFVFPVGFLLFSFLFLDLFPQTFVQPYLAGQSIHVGLTVFAYILGTTLFGWYGLFLGPLLMVLMVQFVRIVFTELVHDSRITPRVTDAESLGSSPRTDTTGASSDE, translated from the coding sequence ATGAGAGGAATCAGCGCGGACCTCGACCAGTCGCGGCTCGCGTGGTGGCTCCTCGGAGCGATCCTCGTGGGGCTCCTCTACCTCGCCGTCCAGCGGTTCCTCGGTGCGTTCGTGTTCGGACTGTTCCTCTACTACGCGGTTCGGCCCGTCAGCCGCCGGGTCCGGCGGCTGACCGACTCCTCGGGACTCGCCGCGACGTCGACGCTGTTGCTGGTCGCACTCCCGCTCGTCGCGCTCATCGCGTACATCGTCGCCCGGCTGGTGCTGGAACTCGATCTCGCGTCGGTCCAGCACCTCAGGTCGCTCGCGCAGCCCTACCTCGACGTCTCGTCGCTCTTGAGCGACCCCCGACAGTTGCTCTCGCGGCTCCGAGACCGCAACGCGCTCCAGTTCGGGGCGACAGCCTTCTCGATGCTGTCTGCCGTACTGGTCCAGCTGTTCGTCGCGCTCGCGTTCGTCTTCTTCGTGTTGCGCGACGACCACCGCCTCGCCGGCTGGTTCCGTTCGGCGGTCGGCGACGAGCGGTCGGTGTCGTACGCCTACCTCTCCGCGGTCGACCGTGACCTCGAATCGGTGTTCCTCGGGAACACGATGATGATGATCACCGTCGGCATCCTCTCCGTGTTCACGTACAACGGGTTCAACCTCCTCGCGCCAGCCGGGCTGACCATCCCGTTCCCGACGGCACTCGGGTTGCTCACCGGCCTCGCGAGTCTGGTGCCGCTGGTCGTCGGCAAGCTCGTCTACGTCCCCGTCGGTGCCTACCTCCTCTGGCTCGCAGCCCAGGGCGAGGCGTCGTTCGTCTTCCCCGTCGGCTTCCTCCTCTTCTCGTTCCTGTTTCTCGACCTCTTCCCCCAGACGTTCGTCCAGCCGTACCTCGCCGGGCAGTCCATCCACGTCGGCCTCACCGTGTTCGCCTACATCCTCGGGACGACGCTGTTCGGGTGGTACGGGCTGTTCCTGGGGCCGCTGTTGATGGTGCTGATGGTCCAGTTCGTCCGCATCGTCTTCACCGAACTCGTCCACGACAGCCGCATCACGCCCCGAGTCACGGACGCCGAGAGTCTCGGGTCGAGTCCGCGAACGGACACCACGGGTGCGAGTTCCGACGAGTGA
- a CDS encoding DUF4188 domain-containing protein yields the protein MARVISGRMAAETDGDFVLYINGFRLNKLRAVRRWFLAGRKIGAMFEELAADPDSGFLGYQPALQGLRGGGSIQYWRSLEDLQRFAHDPNDMHVPAWKWVDESLRNGEVGFWAEIYLVEDGNYETFYRDMPPKGLGEVTELVPIASRTRRLGMTPGRSAPVESRSETAR from the coding sequence ATGGCACGAGTAATCAGTGGCCGGATGGCTGCGGAGACCGACGGCGACTTCGTACTCTACATCAACGGGTTTCGGCTCAACAAGCTCCGAGCCGTCAGGAGGTGGTTTCTCGCGGGGCGGAAGATCGGTGCGATGTTCGAGGAGCTGGCGGCGGACCCCGACAGCGGCTTCCTCGGGTACCAGCCTGCCCTGCAGGGCCTCCGCGGCGGTGGTTCGATACAGTACTGGCGGTCGCTCGAGGACCTCCAGCGGTTCGCTCACGACCCGAACGACATGCACGTCCCCGCCTGGAAGTGGGTCGACGAGAGCCTGCGGAACGGGGAAGTCGGGTTCTGGGCCGAGATCTACCTCGTCGAGGACGGCAACTACGAGACCTTCTACCGGGACATGCCCCCGAAGGGGCTGGGCGAGGTGACGGAGCTCGTCCCGATTGCTTCCCGGACGCGCCGCCTCGGCATGACGCCGGGTCGCTCGGCACCGGTCGAGAGTCGGTCGGAGACGGCGAGATGA